One genomic segment of Nocardioides cavernaquae includes these proteins:
- a CDS encoding DUF2834 domain-containing protein gives MTREKIYYALAVLGFVGTSSQVLGYVDAGPIGGTADFWRDALTTNDAARFLAIDIAVLGVAIFVLLITDARKLGIATKWVAVYVVGSLLIGISTFVPLFLAHRERALRQEDAAAG, from the coding sequence ATGACCAGGGAGAAGATCTACTACGCGCTCGCGGTGCTCGGCTTCGTCGGCACCAGCTCGCAGGTGCTCGGCTACGTCGACGCCGGCCCGATCGGCGGCACCGCCGACTTCTGGCGTGACGCGCTCACGACCAACGACGCAGCGCGGTTCCTCGCGATCGACATCGCGGTGCTCGGCGTGGCGATCTTCGTCCTGCTGATCACTGATGCCCGCAAGCTCGGCATCGCCACGAAGTGGGTCGCGGTGTACGTCGTCGGCTCGCTGCTGATCGGCATCAGCACCTTCGTGCCGCTCTTCCTCGCGCACCGCGAGCGTGCACTTCGCCAGGAGGACGCGGCCGCGGGCTAG